ATTGAAACAAGGTGATGTTGTAAAGATTGATTTAGGTTGTCATATTGATGGTTACATTGCAGTAGGTGCACACACCATTATCATTGGTAACACATCAGCTGAATCAATGACTGGTAAGGTTGCCGATGCAATTTGTGCTGCCCACTACGCATTGGAAGCAGCATTAAGAATGATTCGTCCAGGTAAAACATCAAATGAAGTCACTCAAGTCATTGAAAAGATTTCCGATATGTATGGCGTCACTAGTGTTTCAGGTATTTTATCACACGAATTAAAACGTTTCATTATCGATGGTGAAAAAGTAATCTTCTCAAAGAATGAACCATCACAAAAGATTCAAACCTATGAATTCCAAGAGAATGAAGTTTACTGCATCGATATCGTCATGAGCACTGGTGAAGGTAAAGCTCGTGAAGAAGCTGATCGTCCAACCATTTACAGAAGAAATTTAGATAGCActtacaaattaaaatcaaaggCCTCTCGTGATTTCAAAGATCAAATCGTTAAACGTTACTCTGCCCTTCCATTCCCATTAAGAAACTTTGATGAAAAAGTTAGCAAACTCGGTTTGGTCGAACTCGTTGAACATCAAGTTTTAGCCGCTTACCCAGTACTCTTTGATAGATCCGGTTGTGAAGTCGTTCAATTCAAAACTACCGTTTTAGTCTTACCAAATGGTAACCATAAACTCATTGGTACTGAATTCCCATTACCATTCGTTAGATCAGAATTCTCTGTCACTGATGATGCCATCAAAGCTTTAATCGCTTCACcattgaaaattaataaaaaagctGCCAAAAAAGCTTCCGCCACTACCATTGATGTTAAAATgcaataaattaataaattaataaatttttaaaaaatttatgtataaaaaaaaaaaaataaaaaataaataataataatttggttgaaaaaaccattaattatttttctttttttttttttttttttgtttttaaaaaaatttatatttatttttagatattaagatttaattattttagatattaattttgaaaatatgatgattgatctttttttttttttttttttttcctgttttatttattttattttattttttaactttCAAAAACACTTGTTTTACAAATTGGACAAacacttttaatttttaaccATTTTTCAACACAATCTgaatgataatggtgaatACATGGTAATGTTTTAATTGCATCATTAACAGCAAAATCATCCAAACATATTGAACATGTCTTTGAATCACcaccttttaaaaatatttctaaatctttatcTGTATCTATAAAATGAGTtggtaataaatcaatttgttctttttttgcTCCACCATGATTTTGAATATCATTATCTAATGCTAATAACATATCATAAtctaaatattaaaaaaataaaaaaaaaaaaaaaaatgaaaaatattagttttatattaaatttgtaatataaatcttttgaatttataaataaatttaccatttgaattaaaatctctatcaattaaagttaattgtaaatttaaaggaGGATTTATTAAATGTGATAATCTCGAAAATTGGGAATTTGGGAAAAATAATCTTGctccaacaccaccaccattattattatttatattattattattattagtattgttTGGATTATTTCCAggataaaaatgataaccATTCACTTCTATTATTCTACTATTATATCTTAAACCATACCAAATTTGAAAGAATGTACCAGATACTGCAATTAATGCAAATACCCATAAAAGAAATACTGGtgtcaaatttattattataaaaatcgCAAATGATATAGTTGacacaattaaaaatatattaaaatttgaatttattatttgttttattatttgaaaaatattaaaattattattattattattattattattattattattattattattattatttatattattgtttatattattattattattattcacattattatttacattattggttgttgatgatatattattattattattattattattatttagttgTCTTGGTGTCGCTGTATTATTGTTTGAACTATCAATAGTATCGATACTATTTCtattaattattgtattACTACTCCCAGCTCCGCCACCATTGGTTGGGGGACTATTTAATATGGAGGccatatatataaaaatgtatatgtaatatttattttactaaatatctttttttttttttttttttttttttttttatattaaaaattttttttttttgagtaatttattttttattttttttattttttattttttttttatttttattttattgtttttttttttttattttttttcttttttagataattttattttatttttatttttttatttattttaaaacaattgtttttagttaagtgaaaaaaaagtcgaagaaaaaaaaaaaaatatatccCAGTACTGGTGTTGGTAtaatatgattttttttttttttcaaaattataaattaaaaaattttaatttttaatttttttttaatttttatttttttttaaattttcccTTTCCtttttaaaccatttttttttttttttttatttttttatttttttttttggtttatccaaaaatttttatttttattttttacaaatattgtttaattcACGTTCTATGATTTCTGATTTTATTCtttcaatttttgattgaaacaCATCTTGaacctaaaaataaaattattataatttaaaattaataaatatgtttaaataatttttttttttttttttttttattttaaaaaaagtaaagtaaaaaaaaaccaaaaaaaaaaataaaaataaaaaataataataattaaacttACTTCttgatgttttaaatttaaagtttgTGAGtaatataattgttttaatgaattaatttcagtattaatagaatttaaatttgattgtttCTTTTCCAGATTTATTTCCATTTGATTTGATATTTGTTCAAACTGAGATATTTTATCTTGATATGAATAAtccttaattttattatttaattgaattctaaaataatcaatattaCCACCATGACAATAATATAATGATTGAAGTAACCTATCCTTATCATATTGACTTAAACATGAAACTGAGATTtcttgtaataatttttcaatttcataacTATTATCctcttcaatattattattaattttattatttacaatttcattataaaCCAATgcttcaatattattatccatatttttattttaaaatttaatttttttttttttttttttttagatttgtttgttttggtttttaattgaatataatttttataatttataaaaattaaaaaattaaataaattaataaataaataaataaataaataaataaaaaataaataaaaaataaaaaataattaaaatttatattttttttattaaaataataattttttttttttttattattttttttttttttttttttttttttaatacataaAATgccaattaaatattatttttattataactaatttataaaataaaaacctttttaatttaattttttatcataATTAATTATCAATGACCAATTGGTTTGTGTTAGTTTAGTTAAAAGTGTTTGTTTATGTGCAATGTAATACACTAATATACTCATTATGCAAAAATCCTTATTcctatttaataaaaaaaactaataaataaaaataataaaaaaaaaaaaaaataaaaaataaaaattatcgatctaaaaaatatcaaacaccaaatttaattgtgTTTTATAAggataattaattttttatttttttttttttatttttaatttaaaaaacaatttagtAATCAATGACAAATTTGTGAACcgattattaattttgtttgctttttttttttttttttttttttttttttttttttttttttttttttatcattattatatatGGATACTATTAATAacatgaattattattttttttttttttttttttttttttaacatataaattgttatttttttttttactaattttttttttttttttttttttttttttttttttttttatcattaactataataattaaaagtcATATGAAATTGAAGTTCTATAAAAAGTCAAACtgtctaaaaaaaaaagttttttattttctgatgacaacttttttttaattttgaaaaaaaaaaaaaaaatgaaaaaaataaaaaaatgaaaaaaaaaaaaaaagcaacaACACgatcataattttttattgtgtgtttgaattaaaaataaatttttttttttttttttttttccttaacttaaattaaaaattattataccCCCTCACactatatataaatttacatatatataaaaaaacacaaacacaaataaaaaatttaaaatggcAGGAAACAAGAAACAAGTTAAAAAGAACACTAAACCAATcgttgttgatattgatgataaaCCATTATTAGATACTTCAAATTTAGATACTGCAGTTCAAACAAGTGCATCAACTAAAAAAGACGGAAAAAAAGTTACtgctaccaccaccaccaccaccccaactccaactccaactccaacaccaactccaacaactactaccacaacagaaaaaaaaagtaaagaaattgaaattgtacCAACACCATCAAATGTACCAGCTTCAATTTCAGCATCAACTTCAAATGTTGTAATTGCACCAGCTGTTGAAGCACAAATCACTGATGACTTTTCAGTTGTCCCagagaaaaataaaaataaaaagaagatCAATTCAACTGCAACTGATggtaccactaccaccaccaatataCCAAAACCAACACCAGTTAGAGCACCAATTACCAAAAAAGGTAACACTGCTCCACGTTCTCAATTCCATTTATTAGCACTCGATGAAGACGATATCACCTTTGATGAAACTCACTCTCACAAAGAAGAACcaaaacaaccacaacaacaacacagtactaaaaaatcatcatcaaaacaACAAGCAACTCAAAatgtatcatcatcatcatcatctaaaaaatcaaaatcaaaagaaactaaaaaagttgaaccaactccaacaacaaccactcAAAGAACAACCACTACTAAATCAACTCCAACTCCAACACCAACTCCAACTCCAGCTGCTACTAAAGTTGTTGAACAACCAAAAGAAAAATCATCACCAGCACcagttaaaaaagaaaaagaaattaaacaaaataaaaaagaatctgAAGGATTTTTATTCAGTTTAATGGAATCTTTAATTACTCCAGGTGTTCCATCCGTAGTTTACAAAATCATTTACGTCGCCCTCATtggtgttttattattttcattagtACCATTATATTACTCTGGTTTAGATAGTATCTACAGTTATGGTGTCATCGCTTTAGTTTTAGGTCTTGGTATTTCTTTAACTTTGTAAGTAGTCTGTGCACATAcgcttaaaaaaaaaaaaaaaaaaattttttttttatttttttctctcCCTccctaaaattaattttttttttattttatttttttagattcaTCAGTGAAATTCCAAGATTACAAGCTTCAAAGgaacaaaaatcaaaatctggTAACAAAAAATCAACTACTCGTAAAGTTAAAGCATAAGTCAATCCCATCATCATCCatttccaaataataaaatggtaGATAGGCCTTCAATCCCATCTAcactttaatattaaaaaaaaaaaaaaaaaaaaaagtgttttaaaaaaaaaaaaaaaaaaaaaaaaaaaaaaaaaatatatatataactttttaaaataaaaaaactcatttttattattatttcatttttattattactattttattttatttatttatttatttatttaaatatggattttattatttatttttattttatttttttttattttatttttttttttatttatttttttaattaatttttatggTCTTCAGTTTCTTCTTCAACTGAATAATCATCTTCAACTGAATAATCATCTTCAATTGCATCTTCTTCAATTGCACCTTCTTCTTCAATTGCATCTTCTTCAACTAGTCTAGCTTCTTCTCTTAATCTAGATTCCTCTTCATGAATTTCTTCTTCAATTTCTCTATAGAAATCATGAGAATCAGTATCTTGAGATAAATCAGTGAAAGTTAAAATTTCATCAGTGATATGATCATAATCAATACCACTTGTATAATTCTTGAGAACATTTTCAGAGTTGAGAGATTCATGGAAAAGTGAGGATTTACCTTGATTACTATCACGAATATGTTTTTGTCTATTTTCTTCAAgttgtttattaaatttcaaaaattctAAATATTCTGGATAATCTGGTGAAGATGGATCAACTTCTAAATtatctatattatttatattattattatctacattatttttattattatttttcattaaaattgaatcaaaatCAGCAACACCagtttttgataaaatatgTGCCAAACGTTGAGTATTTGAACGTAATGGACCACTATAGTCGTCAGTGGATTCAAAgatttgattgttgtttGGTTGTTCATGTAAATCCAATACGTAGTTACCACCACGTGGAATACGTTctaatacttttttatttaagagACGATATTTTGCATATTTCAACTCGTTTGGTGACTTATTCCATGTGGTGCATTTATCGTTCATTTCAATCAACCATTCACGACGTGCTCTATCTTGAAGTAGTTTAGTTTTTTCAAAGATTAATTTGGAGTTCTCTTTTCtttgtttcttttcttcGGCCATTTGAGTCTTTAATGATTCCCAACCCATactaattaaattctttctATTGTTTGAACGACTATTGAGATCCttgatgattttattttgttgatcCATGtgttctttattttttgcgATTCTATCTCTAACATTTTGAATATACTCTTCTCTATATTGAACATGACGTTCCTCTGCtaaaaatgataatcttTTCATACCATTCTTATATTCTGCATTCATCATTTTTCTATgataaattaatgatttaccccatgtttttgaatttaatgctACTCCAGACAtggttaaattattattattattttatttctatgttggaaaaaaaaaaaaaataaacaaaaatgaattttgatcgtttttttttttttgaaatgaaaaataaaaaaaaaaaaaaataaaaaaaaataaaaaattgaaaaaaaaaaaaattagaaaaaaagttttttgtTTTGCAAAATATTTCCATAgtgtgtaaaaaaaataataaagttcaTATTTTCAAAGTTTgtgttggaaaaaaaaaaaaaaaaatttctaaaaataaaataaaaatgacaaCAATAACACCATGTTTTATTATAACAGGAGCAAGTTCAGGAATTGGTGAAAAGTTGGCAAAAATCTATTCAGaaagaaatattaatatagtTTTAGCAGCAAGAAGTacagataaattaaataaacttgcattagaattaaaatctataaataaattttcaaataaatatttagttGTATCATATGATGCATCAAAAGAATCTGATTGCAAGTAAGTAAgatacatattttttttaaaaaaactttatttttatttttattttttatttttccacaaataattaattttttttatttttttatttttatttttttattttttattttttttttggaaagaaatttaattgaaattgttattaaacaatttggaagaattgatttattattattatgtgcTGGTGTATCTTATcataattcatttaaagatACAACTGATTTAAATGTATATAGACAAATGATggatataaattattttggatACATGTATACAACTTATTATGCATTACCATATATgattaaacaacaacaaaaacaatcaactaataataataataatagtaataataaaccacAAATTGCAGTTATATCATCAATATCAGGAGCACTTGGATTACCATTGAGGGCAGGATATTGTGCATCGAAATTCGCAGTTAATGGATTCTTTCAAGCATTGAGATTAGAAGTACAATCATATGTGGatattacattattattaccaactaCAGTGAATACACCAATGAGATCTCATTCATTGGGTGATCcaaatgaaaagaaattaattcatttccATGGTGAGGATGATTCAAAGAAAATGACAATTGACCAATGTTGTGAAATTGTTATAGCTGCTATAGATggaagaaagaaaaaagtgGCTTTCCCATTTAGTAATTTCTTAGCTTCAGTTTTACATCCAATATTTCCAAAttatattgataaaattttattaaaaaaagctGGTGgtacaaatttaattaattcaaactcaaattcaaataataataataataatactttaaagtcaaaattgtaataaaataaaaaatacatgtaattttcaaatttatataaatttgtaaatttttttttttttttttttttttttcaaataaagaatgaagtatattataaaacaaatttataattattattattttataataattttaattttatttaaaatacaaaaatagAGAGAAGTAAAagttattataaattttttttttattttttatttttttttattaattaaggaaaaaaaaaaaaaaaagagattgcaATCACAAATCTTGgcacaaaattatttaataatttatcgatttaaaaaaaaaaatgataccATAACACTTCACCCTTTGAAGACACACTCACACtcaccaaaaaaataaaaaaagaaaattatttaaaaataaaaaaaaatattattaactgCTTTACACAATTGAAtgcaaattataatatttttaaaaaataataatttttattattaaaaaaaaaattataattaaataaattaaccaATTAAAcattgaaatttattatatttttgagCGTTTTGATATATGATGTTTAGATGGTTATATAATTTTGGTGGTTGGGTGGGTACTGAATTATAATAAGTGTGAGTGGATGtgagtttttttaataaatcctAATCACAGAATTATTTTAAGTAATACACAAAACTGTgtttattcatttaatatGTTGGtttctatttatattaatttctatatataataattttaaaaataaaaaattaaaaaataaaaaaaataaaaaaaatataataataatacaaatttatttttcatcaaataatttttttttttttttaaattattatttttttttttttttttttcactattcactttttacaaataaaaaaaataacaaataaaactcatactcttttttaatttttttttaaatataataaaaagaaaatttaatataataaaatatttttttataattattacgaaataaatataattaaaataaataaataaaaataaataaataatgaatgcaataattgataataataaagattttttaaattttataaaaaataattcatttggagttaattttaataattttacaaattcaaatgatattttaaatgaaattaataatgtaaatgTAATGGTTTATGGTagtaaaattgataaaagttATTTAACAActtttgatcaattaaaCCCATTAACAATtgcaattacaaaaaaaaatgaaaaaatattagaatGTTTATTAAacatttgtaaattattagaattaaatttaaatggtcATAAAAGATATAAAGATTCTTTACTTTATCATGCAATctcttcaaataatagtaaaatattattaaaagttttaagtTATCCAAATTTAAGaattgatatttttgatgaagatgattatAATACGGCATTACATCATTATTGTAGAAAATTCAAGgtaacttaaaaaaaaaaataaaaaaaaaaattaaaattatttaaaataatttatattttattaatatatttttttatttttttatttttttattttttttaatttgttttatattaaatagaGTCCAGAAGATTGtcaagaaattattaatattatgatTGAAAGaacaaatgatttaaatagaaTTAATGGTAAAGGTAAAACACCATTACATAaagcaattttaaataattcaattcgTTTAATGTTAGTACAtacattaattgaaaatggtgcAAGATTAAATGTTTTCAATTATAATGATTATACACCATTACATTGTGCAATTAAATTAGGTAGAAGtgatgtaattttaaaacttttaaaaaatggtgCAGATTTATCATTACAAAAAAATAGTTCACCATCTTCATATCAACTTGCAATTCAATTAGATTCACCAAATGTTATAAaactaattaataattatttaaatttatcttcatttttagataaacatcttttatcaaattatttattacaatttttaaaaagagatatactatattcaaatttaaatgatttaaatgagGAAACCTTAATTGAAATGGGTTtacaaaaagataaaattttattaattttaaaataattttaaaaaaataaaaaaataaaaaaataaaattaaaaaattttaaattatataatttatttattagatttatttatttatttatttttccaattccaaactttaattaaattatcacaaccaccactaaaaattcttttaccATCAGTTGCTAAAGAATTAACACCAGAACGATGAGCTTTTGttgaagaaattattttaattggttcattttgatttgaaatatCAATGATTCTAATTGTTGAATCATCTGATGAAACGAATAAATAGCCATTTGATGTGACTAAAATATCAGTGATTGCCATATTATGTTGATCCAAGGTTGTGGTTGGTTGAAAAGTTGAGAGATTccaatctttaatttcaccaTCTTTACTAGCAGAGAATAATCTATTACCAAACATACGTAATGATGTAATTGGTGCATCATGTGCATCATTCATACCATAAACACACATACACATTTCAAGATcccaaattttaatagattGATCATTTGAAGaactaaataaatatttaccagacatataaattgatttaattgatttgccATGTgcatttaatgattttatacatttaaatgttgataaatcataaattttaatttgtttatcaAATGAACAACTTACTAAAAagttattttcaatatcaatacACATATCATTAACTTCTGCTGTATGATCTTCCAATTTACCAATACATtcatatgatgatgatgatgatgatgatgattgctttgatgttgttgtggttgttgttgtagttggtaacgaccaaattttaatagtacCATCTGAAGAGGCTgtgaataaatatttttcatttaataacattttttcaattgatctaCGATGAGCTCTAAAACTATCAATCATTTGAATCTTTGAtaaatcttcattatttgttaaattccaaattttaaCGTAACCATCAGCAGATGCTGAATAAAGTTTAGTTTTATCTTGATTGATTAATAGTGAACAAACTCTTTCATCGTGACCTGATAAATGAACGATTGATGTTAGTTCAGAGTTTAATGGATTGGATGgttgattttcaattaatggaTATTCTGGTTCGTATAGGTCAGGTGTTAAATCTGGTAATAGCATTGTACCTCTAATTACTCTATGAGCATTACGACCTGTTTCTAAGCCAATTGGGGGCAACCCGAATTGAAGACAGATTGGTGAACATTTATGAGAGattaaaaacttttcaaTACCTTTTTGACCTAAATTTCCCTCACCATATCCTTTACCGTCTTTAGTGTGAACTTGTGGGTCTGTGTAAATATCATCAACTCCCTGTATatcaaccaccaccatttcATGTGTTGTGCATTCATAAGTGAAATGACTGAATGATTGTGGTGTATTTCTCTCTGTGAAAACAGTaccaaaatttgaattttgtttCTTAAATTCACCCTTCATAAATAATTCAAGACCGTATAGAGTGTTATTTGAACTATTACGATTACCAACTCTATAATTTGTTGTACCTTGAATTTCGATTACCCATGCCGAAAGGAACTCAATTTTCTTTGGTGGATGATTACTATTGTATCGTTCGCCATAGGA
This region of Dictyostelium discoideum AX4 chromosome 3 chromosome, whole genome shotgun sequence genomic DNA includes:
- the prlA gene encoding proliferation associated protein codes for the protein MSNKDQEIKEEAPVAIEDLSNPVVVDSYNAAGIIANNAIKHVISKCVVGALVVDICQYGDDFIEAEAAKTFTKRKNLEKGIAFPTCVSVNNCVGHFSPLKGNTRTLKQGDVVKIDLGCHIDGYIAVGAHTIIIGNTSAESMTGKVADAICAAHYALEAALRMIRPGKTSNEVTQVIEKISDMYGVTSVSGILSHELKRFIIDGEKVIFSKNEPSQKIQTYEFQENEVYCIDIVMSTGEGKAREEADRPTIYRRNLDSTYKLKSKASRDFKDQIVKRYSALPFPLRNFDEKVSKLGLVELVEHQVLAAYPVLFDRSGCEVVQFKTTVLVLPNGNHKLIGTEFPLPFVRSEFSVTDDAIKALIASPLKINKKAAKKASATTIDVKMQ
- a CDS encoding centrosomal protein 44 kDa, translated to MSGVALNSKTWGKSLIYHRKMMNAEYKNGMKRLSFLAEERHVQYREEYIQNVRDRIAKNKEHMDQQNKIIKDLNSRSNNRKNLISMGWESLKTQMAEEKKQRKENSKLIFEKTKLLQDRARREWLIEMNDKCTTWNKSPNELKYAKYRLLNKKVLERIPRGGNYVLDLHEQPNNNQIFESTDDYSGPLRSNTQRLAHILSKTGVADFDSILMKNNNKNNVDNNNINNIDNLEVDPSSPDYPEYLEFLKFNKQLEENRQKHIRDSNQGKSSLFHESLNSENVLKNYTSGIDYDHITDEILTFTDLSQDTDSHDFYREIEEEIHEEESRLREEARLVEEDAIEEEGAIEEDAIEDDYSVEDDYSVEEETEDHKN
- a CDS encoding short-chain dehydrogenase/reductase family protein (Similar to SDR): MTTITPCFIITGASSGIGEKLAKIYSERNINIVLAARSTDKLNKLALELKSINKFSNKYLVVSYDASKESDCKNLIEIVIKQFGRIDLLLLCAGVSYHNSFKDTTDLNVYRQMMDINYFGYMYTTYYALPYMIKQQQKQSTNNNNNSNNKPQIAVISSISGALGLPLRAGYCASKFAVNGFFQALRLEVQSYVDITLLLPTTVNTPMRSHSLGDPNEKKLIHFHGEDDSKKMTIDQCCEIVIAAIDGRKKKVAFPFSNFLASVLHPIFPNYIDKILLKKAGGTNLINSNSNSNNNNNNTLKSKL
- the mhkD gene encoding Alpha kinase family protein, which produces MEDNSFLKLSKKIEKILEKNDYLKKKVEQLTKSVDNHEFKIQELLLLLRKNNIHPTTTTTTTTTTNNNSTCVGISNSPPLSPRTSTDSMTNSNNSSATSSTTPSPTQTSTITTTSQIDPNSLTNSNNSFIPINSPISQTTVNNNNNNNNNNNNNNNNNNNNNNNNNNNNLNNQTITSPLSTSSSNSNSNSNSSSPIVSPVSSPQLSGSGNRPRIQFLGNGRMPSTGNLFKKEDSSDSLLKYSKDSEHLYIVPTTPRPSKSPSMDFIASTSLINTVSSNNTDSTNNDNSSILNDQQNQQQNQQQQNQQQQQEEINFITTEDKLPNLPDSNCQWAIIWEYSANDDEWTKALIIVEIDAKPFAKGALRNAYQLKIRSNAMQCFNHFATPIHEKYMEGKKLNLSQIPKLNQNLSLDTLYVAKDSKTSVNFNRYFEDVKMQMVCKSYGERYNSNHPPKKIEFLSAWVIEIQGTTNYRVGNRNSSNNTLYGLELFMKGEFKKQNSNFGTVFTERNTPQSFSHFTYECTTHEMVVVDIQGVDDIYTDPQVHTKDGKGYGEGNLGQKGIEKFLISHKCSPICLQFGLPPIGLETGRNAHRVIRGTMLLPDLTPDLYEPEYPLIENQPSNPLNSELTSIVHLSGHDERVCSLLINQDKTKLYSASADGYVKIWNLTNNEDLSKIQMIDSFRAHRRSIEKMLLNEKYLFTASSDGTIKIWSLPTTTTTTTTSKQSSSSSSSSYECIGKLEDHTAEVNDMCIDIENNFLVSCSFDKQIKIYDLSTFKCIKSLNAHGKSIKSIYMSGKYLFSSSNDQSIKIWDLEMCMCVYGMNDAHDAPITSLRMFGNRLFSASKDGEIKDWNLSTFQPTTTLDQHNMAITDILVTSNGYLFVSSDDSTIRIIDISNQNEPIKIISSTKAHRSGVNSLATDGKRIFSGGCDNLIKVWNWKNK